In Candidatus Eremiobacterota bacterium, the genomic stretch GGCCGGCGCCCTTCAAGCCCCTCCTTCCCCTTGAGGAGATTAAAGCCACCTATAGAAAATACCGAATCCAGATGATCTCCACCATTTTCGTGGGCTACGCGGGGTACTACCTGGTACGGACCAATATCAACATTGTGAAGCCCCTTCTTATTGACAATCTGGGCTTCTCCAAGGGCGACGTGGGGCTCCTCGCTTCGGCCATGACCATCGCTTACGGGATAAGCAAGTTCGTCATGGGCAACGTGTCCGACCGCTCGAATCCCCGGTACTTCCTGGCGACAGGCCTTATTCTCTCGGCTCTTGTCAACCTCTTCTTCGGGTTCGTCCCCGGTCTTTTTCTCATGACATGCTTCTGGTTCGTGAACGGGTGGTTCCAGGGGATGGGATGGCCTCCCTGCGGCAGGACCATGGTCCACTGGTTTTCCGACGGCGAGCGCGGCACCAAGATGGCCATATGGAACCTTGCCCACAACGTGGGAGGAATGTTCGCCCCCATAATCGCGAGCTATGCAATCCTGCTCACGGGAGCGTGGCAGAGCGGCTTCTATGTACCGGCCATATTTGCCATCATACTGGGATTCGTTATCCTCATCTTCCTGAGGGACACGCCTCAGTCCGTGGGGCTCCCGCCCATAGAGGAGCACATGAATGATTACCCCCCCACGGCGGCTGAAGATCCCGAGCGCGAGCTCTCAGGGAAGGAGATCCTCTTCAAATACGTGCTCAACAACAGGTTTCTCTGGATCTTCGCCATGGCCAACGTGCTTGTCTACATAGTGCGCTATGGTGTCGTCAACTGGGCCCCCACGTATCTCATGGAGGTCAAGCACTGCACGATCACCCACTCGGCCTGGCAGTCCTTCCTCTACGAGCTTGCCGGGATCCCCGGCATGCTCTTCTCGGGATGGGCAAGCGACAAGCTCTTCCATGGCCGGCGCTCGCCCATCATGGTCATTTTCATGACCCTCGTGACAGGCGCCGTGATGGTCTACTGGCTCAATCCCGCGGGGCGAGGCTGGG encodes the following:
- the pgtP gene encoding phosphoglycerate transporter protein PgtP, with the protein product MAKLLDIFRPAPFKPLLPLEEIKATYRKYRIQMISTIFVGYAGYYLVRTNINIVKPLLIDNLGFSKGDVGLLASAMTIAYGISKFVMGNVSDRSNPRYFLATGLILSALVNLFFGFVPGLFLMTCFWFVNGWFQGMGWPPCGRTMVHWFSDGERGTKMAIWNLAHNVGGMFAPIIASYAILLTGAWQSGFYVPAIFAIILGFVILIFLRDTPQSVGLPPIEEHMNDYPPTAAEDPERELSGKEILFKYVLNNRFLWIFAMANVLVYIVRYGVVNWAPTYLMEVKHCTITHSAWQSFLYELAGIPGMLFSGWASDKLFHGRRSPIMVIFMTLVTGAVMVYWLNPAGRGWVDSLALTAIGFLIYGPVMLIGIAAVDLVPKKAAGTAAGLTGLFGYAGATGAELGIGKIVQYYDWDAGFMVIIASAVLSIVLLVMTWNVHDRRQAHK